One window of the Cryptomeria japonica chromosome 7, Sugi_1.0, whole genome shotgun sequence genome contains the following:
- the LOC131031117 gene encoding RNA polymerase sigma factor sigE, chloroplastic/mitochondrial, with the protein MGGVTISTAGNQAQFGITAVKTGILSDRLASSGRSFSLHHTLYRNLCNQKTGLIAKAEHRGQKFQSSPIFTVSNCICTIENQERLSSKTQDGKKKTRTSSRVKNATLNKGSTCTIPSADIDYGKAAVTLEHIYNDSPSVSDSNFETSDKIGKTKSKRRKTKSLNSSAANYKESRAFLSDSNIETVDKIGKSKAKRSKTKSLDLSADNNNESQASVSGLNFETSDRIRKAGTKRKRTKGLILNAGNYETSPISSVTDAISNSIKPNKVGMVPATKPKFKSTFNNETACSARSTKERKKRLSLGLRIASTKAKLDRMLGKDQTASQRNKKVNITNGDPDFWCEEVDALIKSYSISPMHLNWNRLQVRELLSPSEHIWLAKLMKPMKFYIQTKGSLKKVFRREPREQEIAAALKIPLRTFKRHIEAGRAARNKLIQHNLRLVLFEIYKYNINGSRLGFEDACLEGTKGLMIGVDRFEPEKGFRLSTYAMYWIRHAILRAMTLSNIVHIPFVISGLKLERQRTILDLLLKLGRAPTAEEIRAQMGLDRERYNDVVRACKKSLSYDDCDRDNSVPYQHNESYSTIKPQALLRLGLDDVLDSLKPKESLVIRQRFGLDGRGKRSLGEIARNLNISREMVRKHEVKAMLKLKHPSRVEYIRGYL; encoded by the exons ATGGGTGGAGTGACTATATCCACTGCAGGGAACCAAGCTCAATTTGGCATTACAGCTGTCAAAACTGGCATTCTTTCTGATCGTCTTGCTTCATCGGGCAGAAGCTTCTCCTTGCACCATACTCTGTACAGAAATCTTTGCAACCAGAAAACAGGTTTGATTGCTAAGGCAGAGCATCGAGGTCAAAAATTCCAAAGCTCCCCAATATTTACTGTATCGAATTGTATATGTACCATAGAAAATCAGGAAAGATTATCATCAAAAACACAGGATGGAAAAAAGAAGACCAGGACATCATCCCGAGTAAAAAATGCTACCTTAAACAAGGGTTCCACTTGCACAATTCCAAGTGCAGACATTGATTATGGGAAAGCTGCAGTGACACTTGAACATATTTATAATGACAGTCCCTCCGTATCAGATTCCAACTTTGAGACTTCAGACAAGATAGGAAAAACTAAATCTAAAAGGAGGAAGACTAAAAGCTTGAATTCAAGTGCAGCTAATTATAAGGAAAGTCGGGCCTTTCTTTCAGATTCCAACATTGAGACTGTGGACAAGATTGGAAAATCTAAAGCTAAGAGGAGTAAGACTAAAAGCTTGGATTTAAGTGCAGATAATAATAATGAAAGTCAAGCCTCTGTATCAGGCTTGAATTTTGAAACATCAGACAGGATTAGAAAAGCTGGAACCAAGAGGAAAAGGACTAAGGGTCTAATTTTAAATGCAGGTAATTATGAAACATCACCCATATCCTCTGttacagatgcaatttccaattCTATCAAACCAAATAAAGTTGGAATGGTTCCTGCTACTAAGCCAAAATTTAAAAGCACATTCAACAATGAAACTGCTTGCTCAGCCAGAAGcactaaagaaagaaagaaacggTTAAGCTTGGGTTTGAGAATTGCTTCAACAAAAGCAAAGTTGGATAGGATGCTAGGAAAAGATCAAACTGCTAGTCAGAGAAATAAAAAAGTAAATATTACAAATGGAGATCCCGATTTCTGGTGTGAAGAAGTTGATGCCCTGATTAAGTCATACAGCATCTCCCCAATGCATTTGAACTGGAATCGTCTGCAAGTTCGGGAACTCCTTTCTCCTTCAGAGCACATTTGGCTTGCAAAACTCATGAAGCCCATGAAG TTTTATATCCAAACAAAAGGAAGCCTTAAAAAAGTTTTTAGAAGAGAGCCAAGAGAACAGGAAATAGCCGCAGCATTGAAGATACCTCTTCGCACATTTAAGAGACATATAGAAGCAGGACGAGCTGCAAGAAACAAGCTGATTCAG CATAACTTGAGGTTGGTGCTCTTTGAGATTTACAAGTACAACATTAATGGGTCTCGTTTAGGCTTTGAGGATGCCTGCCTAGAAGGGACGAAGGGTTTGATGATTGGAGTGGACAGATTTGAACCTGAGAAAGGTTTTAGATTGTCCACTTATGCAATGTATTGGATTCGGCATGCCATTCTGCGGGCCATGACACTTTCTAACATTGTTCACATACCTTTTGTAATTTCAGGG CTCAAACTTGAAAGACAAAGAACAATTCTAGATTTATTGCTGAAACTTGGGCGGGCTCCTACTGCTGAAGAAATAAGGGCACAAATGGGCTTGGACAGAGAAAGATATAATGATGTTGTCCGGGCATGCAAGAAATCTCTGTCTTATGATGATTGTGATCGAGATAACAGTGTACCATATCAACACAATGAGTCGTATTCAACAATAAAACCACAGGCACTTCTCAGACTTGGCTTGGATGATGTT CTTGATTCCTTGAAGCCCAAGGAGAGCCTAGTTATCAGACAAAGGTTTGGACTAGATGGAAGAGGAAAGAGATCTCTCGGGGAGATTGCAAGAAATCTCAACATTTCAAGAGAAATGGTCCGCAAGCATGAAGTGAAAGCAATGTTGAAACTCAAGCATCCATCACGAGTTGAATACATTCGTGGATACTTGTAG